One window of Thermoplasmata archaeon genomic DNA carries:
- a CDS encoding radical SAM protein, whose protein sequence is MIALNQILFKYGTVSRTLDEHRFKEETDSSLLRYRKNLATIFWNITFSCNLKCIHCYASATPYKNPNELSNEQIFSTIDDLAAMKLPVIIFSGGEPYMHPDLLAFSSYANSKGIRVTLSSNGTLITDNVAMKMAEAGIKYVGISLDGWKDRNDAFRGVNGAFEKAIRGIKAVKKGGMLSGIRFTVTNDNYEDLDKIFQLSKELEIDRFCVYHLVPVGRGSNVKDIDNGKRREIIDYLIDKAYEVNNEHLNMEILTVDNPADGVYAFLKTYKEDEKAAKQVYTLLKRRGGDNSGIKVADIDPLGNVHPNQFWWDLDMGSVKNKKFSDIWKNSDGTVKELRDNKVKNLKGKCGRCNFKDICGGFRLRALRYNNDIWSEDPDCYLTEAEISTEIPEEWKK, encoded by the coding sequence ATGATTGCATTAAATCAAATATTGTTTAAATATGGAACAGTGAGCAGGACACTGGATGAACATAGATTTAAAGAAGAAACTGATTCTAGTCTTTTAAGGTACAGAAAAAATCTCGCTACGATATTCTGGAACATAACATTTTCATGTAATTTAAAGTGCATACACTGCTATGCTTCAGCCACTCCATATAAAAACCCAAACGAATTGTCTAATGAGCAGATATTTAGCACGATTGATGATTTGGCTGCCATGAAGTTACCAGTCATTATATTTTCTGGCGGTGAGCCTTATATGCATCCAGATCTGCTTGCATTTTCAAGTTATGCAAACAGTAAAGGAATAAGAGTTACATTATCTTCTAATGGTACACTTATCACTGATAACGTTGCTATGAAAATGGCGGAAGCGGGTATAAAATATGTTGGGATAAGCCTAGATGGCTGGAAAGATAGAAACGACGCCTTCAGGGGAGTTAATGGCGCATTTGAAAAAGCAATAAGGGGAATAAAAGCGGTTAAAAAGGGCGGCATGCTTTCTGGCATAAGATTTACCGTTACAAATGATAACTATGAAGATTTAGATAAAATATTCCAGTTATCTAAAGAACTGGAAATAGATAGGTTTTGCGTTTATCATCTTGTGCCTGTAGGTAGGGGATCAAATGTAAAGGATATAGATAATGGTAAGAGAAGAGAAATTATAGATTATCTTATAGACAAGGCGTATGAGGTTAACAATGAGCATCTGAACATGGAAATTCTAACTGTAGATAATCCTGCAGATGGTGTGTACGCGTTCTTAAAAACTTATAAAGAGGATGAAAAAGCTGCAAAGCAGGTATATACTCTGTTAAAAAGAAGAGGTGGAGATAACAGCGGGATAAAGGTTGCAGATATTGATCCCTTGGGTAATGTACATCCCAATCAGTTCTGGTGGGATCTTGATATGGGTAGCGTAAAAAATAAGAAGTTCAGTGACATATGGAAGAATAGTGATGGAACAGTAAAAGAACTGAGAGATAATAAGGTTAAGAATCTAAAAGGAAAATGTGGAAGATGCAATTTTAAGGACATTTGCGGTGGCTTTAGATTAAGGGCATTGCGATATAATAATGATATATGGAGCGAAGATCCAGATTGTTATTTGACTGAGGCTGAGATTTCCACCGAGATACCAGAGGAATGGAAAAAATGA
- a CDS encoding bifunctional precorrin-2 dehydrogenase/sirohydrochlorin ferrochelatase, which translates to MKLFPIMLNLKGRTVLVIGGGVVALRKVKILSEFGADITVISEKFIEDFNKFDIEKIKLKINEAKDLEPFMAGRVLVIVATNDKKLNELSEQLCNKYNILCNRVDFRESSAIFAAILKKRDIIVSISSSGTIPSFSVFLRDKIAGQIEIYMPALEILKKVRETIKIRDYEARKKLFNEILNNEEFWHNIKIGNLQNAEIIAKKIGGIE; encoded by the coding sequence ATGAAGCTATTTCCAATCATGCTAAACCTGAAAGGTCGGACCGTCCTCGTAATAGGTGGCGGTGTAGTAGCACTGAGAAAAGTGAAGATTCTTTCAGAGTTCGGAGCTGATATTACTGTTATTTCAGAAAAGTTTATAGAAGATTTTAATAAATTTGATATTGAAAAAATAAAATTAAAAATTAATGAGGCTAAGGATCTGGAACCATTTATGGCGGGAAGAGTATTGGTGATAGTAGCCACAAACGACAAAAAATTAAATGAACTCTCTGAGCAATTATGTAATAAATATAACATATTGTGTAACAGGGTAGATTTCAGAGAAAGCTCTGCAATATTTGCCGCCATACTTAAAAAGAGGGATATTATTGTTTCCATATCAAGTTCAGGAACTATTCCCTCTTTTTCTGTATTTTTGAGAGATAAGATAGCAGGACAGATAGAAATTTACATGCCAGCACTTGAGATATTAAAAAAAGTTAGAGAAACTATAAAGATCAGAGATTATGAAGCAAGAAAAAAATTGTTTAATGAGATATTAAATAATGAAGAATTCTGGCATAATATTAAGATAGGAAATTTACAAAATGCAGAGATAATAGCAAAAAAAATAGGAGGCATAGAATGA
- a CDS encoding radical SAM protein has protein sequence MEKMNFDERPMIVFYEATKACMLSCKHCRANAVFNRDPRELNLVEIDKLASELESFGRPWPIVIISGGDPLMRGDIFDVIDIFNYHNLITNIAFSGTKLVTEKKIEKIAERVKTVAISLDGADAAVHDAWRGIKGTFDTSLQIISLLKEYEVRFQINTTVSNFNLENLRKMPELLEKLEPDTWDLFFLIPTGRAQESMMIESSQAEHFLKETYAMSKNIKYKIKVTEAPFYNRVKLQNGAAEKTIMRDEKGRGVTDGRGTMFISHIGEVNPTGFLPEYAGNVKNSNIVELYRKSEIFNLLRNPDKLKGKCGICEYRYICGGSRARAYAIYGDYMAEDPLCSFMPEAIKNGND, from the coding sequence ATGGAAAAAATGAACTTTGATGAACGACCAATGATTGTATTTTATGAGGCTACGAAAGCATGCATGCTCTCTTGTAAACATTGCAGGGCAAATGCGGTATTTAACAGAGATCCGAGAGAGTTGAATCTGGTAGAGATTGATAAATTGGCCAGTGAACTAGAGAGCTTTGGAAGGCCTTGGCCTATCGTGATAATCTCTGGCGGAGACCCCCTGATGCGTGGAGACATATTTGATGTCATTGACATATTTAATTATCATAATCTTATTACTAACATTGCTTTTAGTGGTACTAAACTGGTAACAGAAAAGAAAATAGAAAAGATTGCAGAACGTGTTAAAACGGTGGCAATAAGCCTTGACGGTGCAGATGCAGCAGTACATGATGCATGGCGTGGTATAAAAGGCACATTTGATACTTCCCTGCAGATCATTTCATTATTGAAGGAATATGAAGTGAGGTTTCAGATAAACACTACTGTCAGCAATTTCAATCTTGAAAATTTAAGAAAGATGCCAGAACTGCTGGAAAAGCTAGAGCCTGATACATGGGACCTGTTTTTTTTAATACCGACAGGAAGGGCCCAGGAATCTATGATGATTGAGAGTAGCCAGGCAGAGCATTTTTTAAAAGAAACTTACGCGATGAGTAAAAATATAAAGTACAAGATAAAGGTGACAGAAGCACCTTTCTACAATCGTGTAAAGCTGCAGAACGGTGCAGCTGAAAAGACAATAATGCGTGATGAGAAAGGAAGGGGTGTTACTGACGGAAGGGGCACAATGTTCATCTCGCATATTGGCGAGGTAAATCCTACAGGGTTTTTGCCAGAATATGCTGGAAACGTGAAGAATAGCAATATCGTAGAATTATACAGAAAATCTGAAATATTCAATCTTTTGCGTAATCCTGATAAGTTAAAGGGAAAATGTGGGATATGTGAATACAGGTATATATGTGGTGGATCAAGGGCCAGAGCCTATGCAATATATGGAGATTATATGGCAGAGGATCCGCTTTGTAGTTTTATGCCCGAGGCGATTAAAAATGGAAATGATTGA
- the hemA gene encoding glutamyl-tRNA reductase: MSIMSVHATYKFLTLNELEAWTRLDDAFLYHFLTDADVKEYLILRTCNRLEVYLNVTNVEPVKNKFKSLSKTLGANVFFLENTDTVKHLMRVCSGIDSMVIGEQDIQRQVKEALETARKDGTSGKVLNYIFMKSLSTGKEVRENTKITNGIISIPQSAIRLLEERSKMQNLKKICVIGYGKVGKTLIKYLSAKNVDLTVCGRDIVKLQNIADEFNIKYVPLKDLKISDYECIITAVYVTSPIIKFEKQGALPRLVIDLGNPRNVDSAQNPEYVDLEELKQFVNKNIESRKLEISKAESIIEKNIISVSKKLKNFELDNIISELYKNAEKIKNEEIEETVTKIGANNIEIIENLARSLTNKLLAQQTKRIKKIFVEGDHDKIAVLKYVFGAEKDVSDNENEKVTRKSDTKKHGD, encoded by the coding sequence ATGAGTATAATGAGTGTTCATGCCACATATAAATTTTTGACACTGAATGAGCTTGAAGCTTGGACACGATTAGACGATGCTTTTCTATATCATTTTTTAACAGATGCAGATGTTAAAGAATATTTAATTTTGAGGACTTGCAATAGGTTAGAAGTGTATTTGAATGTAACAAACGTAGAGCCTGTAAAAAACAAATTTAAATCTTTATCTAAAACATTAGGAGCTAATGTATTCTTTTTAGAAAATACTGATACTGTAAAACACTTGATGCGTGTATGTTCAGGCATAGACTCCATGGTCATAGGTGAGCAGGATATACAAAGGCAGGTAAAAGAAGCACTTGAAACAGCAAGAAAAGATGGTACCTCTGGAAAAGTGCTGAATTATATATTTATGAAATCTTTGAGCACTGGTAAAGAAGTAAGAGAGAATACAAAAATAACAAACGGGATAATATCAATACCACAGAGTGCTATAAGATTACTTGAAGAAAGATCCAAAATGCAGAATTTAAAAAAGATTTGTGTGATAGGCTATGGCAAAGTTGGAAAAACGCTGATAAAATATCTAAGCGCTAAAAATGTAGATTTAACAGTTTGTGGGAGGGACATAGTCAAATTACAGAATATCGCAGATGAGTTTAATATAAAATATGTACCATTAAAAGATCTAAAAATTTCAGACTATGAATGTATTATTACTGCAGTATATGTTACTTCACCGATTATAAAATTTGAGAAGCAAGGAGCACTTCCAAGGTTGGTTATAGATTTAGGAAACCCTAGAAATGTAGATTCTGCTCAAAATCCAGAATATGTAGATCTGGAAGAGCTAAAACAATTTGTAAACAAAAATATAGAGTCCAGAAAGCTAGAGATCAGTAAGGCTGAAAGTATCATAGAAAAAAATATAATATCAGTATCTAAAAAACTGAAAAATTTTGAATTAGACAATATAATCTCCGAGCTCTATAAAAATGCAGAAAAGATAAAAAATGAGGAAATTGAAGAGACTGTTACTAAAATCGGAGCTAACAACATAGAAATTATTGAAAATCTTGCTAGATCATTGACAAATAAGCTTCTTGCACAGCAGACCAAAAGAATAAAAAAGATTTTTGTAGAAGGAGATCATGATAAAATAGCAGTATTAAAATATGTATTTGGAGCTGAAAAAGATGTATCCGACAACGAGAATGAGAAGGTTACGCGAAAATCAGACACTAAGAAACATGGTGACTGA
- a CDS encoding Lrp/AsnC family transcriptional regulator yields the protein MEMIDKKILALMQEEFPVCSDPYLELSEKLGISKIELFSRVKALYDAGYILKISPKYVRSSKAIKALIALKVEKELEDKIAEAINTYEEVSHNYIRDDEYSIWFTISTKSKKEFENIISEIQDMKGVKNMLILLSKKLYKLNVEFDVYD from the coding sequence ATGGAAATGATTGACAAAAAAATACTAGCGTTAATGCAAGAAGAGTTTCCCGTGTGTTCAGACCCATACTTAGAGTTAAGTGAAAAATTGGGAATATCAAAGATTGAACTTTTTAGCAGGGTAAAGGCTCTATATGATGCAGGGTATATATTAAAAATATCTCCCAAATACGTTCGTAGTTCTAAGGCAATCAAGGCTTTAATTGCATTAAAAGTAGAAAAAGAACTAGAAGATAAAATTGCAGAGGCAATAAATACTTATGAAGAGGTATCACATAACTATATAAGAGATGATGAGTACAGTATCTGGTTTACGATTTCAACAAAGTCTAAAAAGGAATTTGAGAATATTATATCCGAGATACAGGATATGAAAGGTGTTAAAAACATGTTGATATTACTATCTAAAAAGCTTTATAAATTAAATGTAGAGTTTGATGTATATGATTAA